A section of the Rhizomicrobium sp. genome encodes:
- the rpoB gene encoding DNA-directed RNA polymerase subunit beta, with product MTLSFTGRKRLRKYFGKIAEVAEMPNLIEVQKTSYDQFLQVDKPEEGRKDEGLETVFRHVFPIKDFSESSLLEYVDYHFEEPKYDVEECQQRSMTYAAPLKVTLRLIVFDVDQETGAKSVKDIKEQDVYMGDVPFMTENGTFIINGTERVIVSQMHRSPGVFFDHDKGKTHSSGKLLFAARVIPYRGSWLDFEFDAKDIIHVRIDRRRKLPATTLLYALGLSQEDILDYFYTKIVFKRHKDGTWHTPVEPGWMRNAKVNADWKNGKTGEVIAEAGSKITVRLLRKWQEDGIKNVALAEEELLGRYNALDIVNPETGEIYVEAGDELTAANIATLVEAGDNEITTINVDGITIGSYVRNTLAVDKNHSREQALIDIYRVMRPGEPPTLDTAETLFGQLFFDSERYDLSSVGRVKMNMRLNLDAPDTYRTLRKEDILAILKALTELRDGRGEIDDIDNLGNRRVRSVGELMENQFRVGLLRMERAIKERMSAVDIDTVMPHDLINAKPVAAAVREFFGSSQLSQFMDQQNPLSELTHKRRMSALGPGGLTRERAGFEVRDVHPTHYGRICPIETPEGPNIGLINSLATYARVNKYGFIESPYRKVVNKHVTDEVIYLSAMEEAKYTIAQANATIDARNRLNDELVSCRKGGNFVMTTPDQVEFIDVSPKQLVSVAAALVPFLENDDANRALMGSNMQRQAVPLLRPEAPLVGTGMEEVVARDSGSAIAARRSGIVDQVDATRIVIRATEEADPTKPGIDIYRLRKFQRSNASTCINQRPLVKVGDVLRKGDIIADGPSTQLGELALGKNALVAFMPWNGYNFEDSILISERIVRDDVFTSIHIEEFETMARDTKLGPEEITRDIPNVGEENLKNLDEAGITYIGAEVVAGDILVGKVTPKGETPMTPEEKLLRAIFGEKAADVRDTSLRVPPGVTGTVVEVRVFNRHGVDKDQRAMAIEKAEEERLAEDRDDELAILERNIFARLQEILLGKTASHGPKGMAPDTKITQAVLDTIAKHQWWQIGLRNEKAMAELEGMRQQYDESKSRLDKRFADKVEKLRRGDELSPGVMKMVKVFVAVKRKLQPGDKMAGRHGNKGVISRIVPIEDMPHLEDGTAVDVVLNPLGVPSRMNVGQILETHLGWACSGLGKMIGETLDKVKRDGKYEPLRKQLKAFYEDDERLKELDEAGMSELAENVRFGIPISTPVFDGAKEKDIVDMLRQAGLTDSGQVTLYDGRTGESFKRAVTVGYIYMLKLNHLVDDKIHARSIGPYSLVTQQPLGGKAQFGGQRFGEMEVWALEAYGAAYTLQEILTVKSDDVAGRTKVYEAIVRGEDTFEAGIPESFNVLVKEMRSLSLNVELLNG from the coding sequence ATGACGCTCTCGTTCACCGGACGCAAAAGGCTCCGCAAATACTTCGGCAAGATCGCCGAGGTCGCGGAGATGCCCAACCTCATCGAGGTCCAGAAGACCTCCTACGACCAGTTCCTCCAGGTGGATAAGCCGGAGGAAGGCCGCAAGGACGAGGGGCTGGAGACGGTGTTCCGCCACGTGTTCCCGATCAAGGATTTCTCGGAATCCTCGCTTCTGGAATACGTGGATTACCACTTCGAAGAGCCGAAATACGACGTCGAGGAATGCCAGCAGCGCTCCATGACCTATGCCGCGCCCTTGAAGGTGACGCTGCGCCTCATCGTGTTCGATGTGGACCAGGAAACCGGCGCCAAGTCCGTCAAGGACATCAAGGAGCAGGACGTCTATATGGGCGACGTCCCCTTCATGACCGAGAACGGCACCTTCATCATCAACGGCACGGAGCGCGTGATCGTCTCCCAGATGCATCGCTCGCCGGGCGTCTTCTTCGACCACGACAAGGGCAAGACGCACTCCTCGGGCAAGCTCCTGTTCGCCGCCCGCGTCATCCCCTATCGCGGCTCGTGGCTCGATTTCGAGTTCGACGCCAAGGACATCATCCATGTCCGCATCGACCGCCGCCGCAAGCTGCCGGCGACGACGCTGCTCTATGCGCTGGGTCTCAGCCAGGAAGACATCCTCGACTATTTCTACACCAAGATCGTCTTCAAGCGTCACAAGGACGGCACCTGGCACACCCCGGTCGAGCCGGGCTGGATGCGCAACGCCAAGGTCAATGCCGACTGGAAGAACGGCAAGACCGGCGAGGTCATCGCCGAGGCCGGCTCGAAGATCACCGTGCGCCTGCTGCGCAAATGGCAGGAAGACGGCATCAAGAATGTCGCGCTGGCCGAGGAAGAGCTGCTCGGCCGCTACAACGCGCTCGACATAGTCAACCCGGAGACGGGCGAGATCTATGTCGAGGCGGGCGACGAGCTGACGGCGGCGAACATCGCCACCCTGGTCGAGGCCGGCGACAACGAGATCACCACGATCAACGTCGACGGCATCACCATCGGCAGCTATGTGCGCAACACGCTGGCGGTGGACAAGAACCACTCCCGCGAGCAGGCCCTGATCGACATCTACCGCGTCATGCGCCCCGGCGAGCCGCCGACGCTGGACACGGCGGAGACGCTGTTCGGCCAGCTCTTCTTCGACTCGGAGCGCTACGACCTTTCCTCGGTCGGCCGCGTGAAGATGAACATGCGCCTCAACCTCGACGCGCCGGACACCTATCGCACGCTGCGCAAGGAAGACATCCTGGCGATCCTGAAGGCCCTCACGGAGCTCCGTGACGGCCGCGGCGAGATCGACGACATCGACAATCTCGGCAACCGCCGGGTGCGTTCGGTCGGCGAGCTCATGGAGAACCAGTTCCGCGTCGGCCTCCTGCGCATGGAGCGCGCGATCAAGGAGCGGATGTCCGCCGTCGACATCGACACGGTCATGCCGCACGACCTGATCAACGCCAAGCCCGTGGCGGCCGCGGTGCGCGAGTTCTTCGGCTCCTCGCAGCTCAGCCAGTTCATGGACCAGCAGAACCCGCTCAGCGAGCTCACCCACAAGCGCCGCATGTCGGCGCTCGGACCGGGCGGCCTGACCCGCGAGCGCGCCGGCTTCGAAGTGCGCGACGTTCACCCGACGCATTACGGCCGCATCTGCCCGATCGAGACGCCGGAAGGCCCGAACATCGGCCTGATCAACTCGCTCGCCACCTATGCGCGCGTCAACAAGTACGGCTTCATCGAGAGCCCGTACCGCAAGGTCGTCAACAAGCACGTCACCGACGAGGTCATCTACCTCTCGGCGATGGAAGAGGCGAAGTACACCATCGCCCAGGCCAACGCGACGATCGACGCCCGCAACCGGCTGAACGACGAGCTCGTGTCGTGCCGCAAGGGCGGCAATTTCGTCATGACCACGCCCGACCAGGTCGAGTTCATCGACGTCTCGCCCAAGCAGCTCGTCTCGGTCGCCGCCGCCCTCGTGCCGTTCCTCGAGAACGACGACGCCAACCGCGCCCTGATGGGCTCGAACATGCAGCGCCAGGCCGTGCCGCTCCTCAGGCCGGAAGCGCCGCTGGTCGGCACCGGCATGGAAGAGGTCGTGGCGCGCGATTCCGGCTCGGCGATCGCCGCGCGCCGTTCGGGCATCGTCGACCAGGTCGACGCCACCCGTATCGTCATCCGCGCCACGGAAGAGGCCGATCCCACCAAGCCGGGCATCGACATCTACCGCCTGCGCAAGTTCCAGCGCTCCAACGCCTCGACCTGCATCAACCAGCGTCCGCTGGTGAAGGTCGGCGACGTTCTGCGCAAGGGCGACATCATCGCCGACGGTCCGTCTACCCAGCTCGGCGAGCTGGCGCTCGGCAAGAACGCGCTCGTCGCGTTCATGCCGTGGAACGGCTACAACTTCGAGGACTCCATCCTCATCTCCGAGCGCATCGTGCGCGACGACGTCTTCACCTCGATCCATATCGAGGAATTCGAGACGATGGCGCGCGACACCAAGCTCGGGCCGGAGGAAATCACCCGCGACATTCCGAATGTGGGCGAAGAGAACCTCAAGAACCTCGACGAGGCCGGCATCACCTATATCGGCGCCGAAGTCGTCGCGGGCGACATCCTGGTCGGCAAGGTGACGCCGAAGGGCGAAACCCCGATGACGCCGGAAGAGAAGCTGCTGCGCGCCATCTTCGGCGAGAAGGCGGCCGACGTGCGCGACACCTCGCTCCGCGTTCCGCCGGGCGTCACCGGCACGGTCGTCGAAGTGCGCGTCTTCAACCGCCACGGCGTCGACAAGGACCAGCGCGCCATGGCGATCGAGAAGGCCGAGGAAGAGCGCCTGGCCGAGGATCGCGACGACGAGCTCGCCATCCTGGAGCGCAACATCTTCGCGCGCCTGCAGGAGATCCTGCTGGGCAAGACCGCGTCCCACGGCCCCAAGGGCATGGCGCCGGACACCAAGATCACGCAAGCCGTGCTCGATACCATCGCCAAGCATCAGTGGTGGCAGATCGGCCTGCGCAACGAAAAGGCGATGGCCGAGCTGGAAGGCATGCGCCAGCAATACGACGAGTCCAAGTCGCGCCTCGACAAGCGCTTCGCCGACAAGGTGGAGAAGCTGCGCCGCGGCGACGAGCTGTCGCCCGGCGTCATGAAGATGGTCAAGGTGTTCGTCGCGGTGAAGCGCAAGCTGCAGCCCGGCGACAAGATGGCCGGCCGCCACGGCAACAAGGGCGTCATCAGCCGCATCGTTCCGATCGAGGACATGCCGCATCTGGAAGATGGCACGGCGGTCGACGTCGTGCTCAATCCGCTCGGCGTGCCGTCGCGCATGAATGTCGGCCAGATCCTGGAGACCCATCTCGGCTGGGCCTGTTCGGGCCTCGGCAAGATGATCGGCGAGACGCTGGACAAGGTGAAGCGCGACGGCAAATACGAGCCGCTGCGCAAGCAGCTCAAGGCGTTCTACGAGGACGACGAGCGCCTCAAAGAGCTCGACGAGGCCGGCATGTCCGAGCTCGCCGAGAATGTGCGCTTCGGCATCCCGATCTCGACGCCGGTGTTCGACGGCGCCAAGGAGAAGGACATCGTCGACATGCTCCGCCAGGCGGGCCTGACCGATTCCGGCCAGGTCACGCTCTATGACGGGCGCACCGGCGAGTCGTTCAAGCGCGCCGTCACGGTCGGCTACATCTACATGCTGAAGCTGAACCATCTGGTGGACGACAAGATCCACGCGCGTTCGATCGGTCCGTACTCGCTCGTCACGCAGCAGCCCCTGGGCGGCAAGGCCCAGTTCGGCGGCCAGCGTTTCGGCGAGATGGAGGTCTGGGCGCTCGAGGCTTACGGCGCCGCCTACACGCTGCAGGAAATCCTGACGGTCAAGTCGGACGACGTGGCGGGAAGAACCAAAGTGTACGAAGCGATCGTACGGGGCGAAGACACGTTCGAGGCCGGCATTCCGGAATCGTTCAACGTCCTCGTCAAGGAAATGCGTTCGCTGTCCCTGAATGTGGAGCTGCTCAATGGCTGA
- the rplL gene encoding 50S ribosomal protein L7/L12: MSKIEQLVTDLSGLTVLEAAELAKLLEEKWGVSAAAPVAAAAAAPAAAAAAAVEKTEFTVVLTDAGDKKINVIKEVRQITGLGLKEAKDLVEGAPKEVKADVSKDEAAKIKKQLEDAGAKVELK; this comes from the coding sequence ATGTCGAAGATTGAACAGCTCGTCACCGATCTCTCGGGCCTCACCGTGCTCGAGGCCGCGGAACTCGCCAAGCTTCTCGAAGAGAAGTGGGGCGTCTCGGCCGCCGCTCCGGTTGCCGCCGCTGCTGCCGCGCCGGCCGCCGCCGCTGCCGCCGCCGTGGAAAAGACCGAGTTCACCGTCGTCCTGACCGACGCCGGCGACAAGAAGATCAACGTGATCAAGGAAGTGCGTCAGATCACGGGCCTGGGCCTCAAGGAAGCCAAGGACCTGGTCGAAGGCGCGCCGAAGGAAGTGAAGGCGGACGTCTCCAAGGACGAGGCCGCCAAGATCAAGAAGCAGCTCGAGGACGCAGGCGCGAAGGTCGAGCTCAAGTAA
- the secE gene encoding preprotein translocase subunit SecE, translating into MADTTKKTADAAGKDLPAPARRRTNPLAFIGEVRREVSKVTWPSWKETWLTSAMVFIMVGLTMVFFFGVDALLAYGEKLLIGAAS; encoded by the coding sequence ATGGCGGACACGACAAAAAAGACGGCGGATGCGGCGGGCAAGGATTTGCCGGCGCCGGCACGCCGGCGCACCAATCCGCTGGCCTTCATCGGCGAGGTCCGGCGCGAGGTTTCCAAGGTCACCTGGCCCTCCTGGAAGGAGACCTGGCTCACCTCGGCGATGGTTTTCATCATGGTGGGCCTCACCATGGTGTTCTTTTTCGGCGTCGATGCGCTGCTCGCCTATGGCGAGAAGCTGCTGATCGGCGCGGCGAGCTAG
- the nusG gene encoding transcription termination/antitermination protein NusG, whose product MSEAGTKTVNANAKWYIVHTYSNFEKKVAEEIKRQAKIQSLEEEIVDVVVPTEEVLEVRRGQKVKAEHKFLPGYVLLHAHLTDHCYHLVKNVAKVTGFLGQNNKPMPLRQAEVDRILNQVSEGAENPKSTITFEIGEQVRVADGPFTSFTGTVEEVDEDRSRVKVAVSIFGRATPVELEFTQVEKV is encoded by the coding sequence ATGAGCGAAGCAGGAACCAAGACCGTCAACGCCAACGCGAAGTGGTACATCGTCCACACCTACTCGAATTTCGAGAAGAAGGTGGCCGAGGAGATCAAGCGCCAGGCGAAGATCCAGAGCCTCGAGGAAGAGATCGTCGACGTCGTGGTGCCGACCGAGGAAGTCCTCGAAGTGCGCCGCGGCCAGAAGGTCAAGGCGGAGCACAAATTCCTCCCCGGCTATGTGCTGCTGCACGCCCATCTGACGGATCACTGCTACCACCTGGTCAAGAACGTCGCGAAGGTCACGGGCTTCCTCGGCCAGAACAACAAGCCGATGCCGCTCCGCCAGGCCGAGGTCGACCGCATCCTCAACCAGGTCAGCGAAGGCGCCGAGAATCCGAAATCGACGATCACCTTCGAGATCGGCGAGCAGGTCCGCGTCGCGGACGGTCCCTTCACCTCCTTCACCGGCACGGTGGAAGAGGTCGACGAGGACCGCAGCCGCGTGAAGGTCGCGGTCTCGATCTTCGGCCGCGCGACGCCGGTCGAATTGGAATTCACTCAGGTCGAAAAGGTCTGA
- a CDS encoding DUF3299 domain-containing protein: MIRKMLTLALVIPVFLLGAGFRPQQKVLTTDPNAQPADERALQDRLPKSHDALWSKLLDSKVAYDNRTGIYSITVSPGIKALANRQVTASGWVLPLDGSDRTKHFLLTRRTPVCMFCPPGEPNEVAEVVSPTPIAWTDKLVTVTGQFSLVNNGEKGIFFRIAANAIR, translated from the coding sequence ATGATCCGCAAAATGCTGACCTTGGCACTCGTCATCCCGGTCTTCCTGCTCGGCGCGGGCTTCCGCCCGCAGCAGAAAGTCCTGACCACCGATCCCAACGCCCAGCCCGCTGACGAGCGCGCGCTGCAGGACCGCCTGCCGAAATCGCACGATGCCCTGTGGTCGAAGCTGCTGGACAGCAAGGTCGCCTACGACAACCGCACCGGCATCTACAGCATCACGGTGTCGCCTGGGATCAAGGCGCTGGCGAACCGCCAGGTGACGGCCAGCGGCTGGGTCCTGCCGCTCGACGGTTCCGACCGGACGAAGCATTTCCTGCTGACGCGGCGCACGCCGGTCTGCATGTTCTGCCCGCCCGGCGAGCCCAACGAGGTCGCCGAGGTCGTCAGCCCCACGCCGATCGCCTGGACCGACAAGCTGGTGACGGTCACCGGCCAGTTCAGCCTCGTGAACAACGGCGAGAAGGGCATCTTCTTCAGGATCGCGGCGAACGCGATCCGCTGA
- the rplK gene encoding 50S ribosomal protein L11: protein MAKKITGYIKLQVPAGAANPSPPIGPALGQRGLNIMEFCKSFNAKTQDQEKSTPIPVTITVFSDKSFTFEMRTPPASFFLKKAAKLTSGSKSPGLTSAGSVTKAQVRQIAEAKMKDLNANDVEMAMLMIEGSARSMGIEVKG from the coding sequence GTGGCAAAGAAGATTACCGGTTACATCAAGCTGCAGGTGCCCGCCGGCGCGGCCAATCCGTCGCCGCCGATCGGCCCTGCGCTCGGCCAGCGCGGCCTCAACATCATGGAGTTCTGCAAGAGCTTCAATGCGAAGACGCAGGACCAGGAGAAGAGCACCCCGATCCCCGTGACCATCACCGTGTTCTCGGACAAGTCCTTCACCTTCGAGATGCGCACGCCGCCGGCGTCCTTCTTCCTGAAGAAGGCCGCCAAGCTCACCTCCGGTTCGAAGTCGCCCGGGCTCACCTCCGCCGGGTCGGTGACCAAGGCGCAGGTCCGCCAGATCGCGGAAGCGAAGATGAAGGACCTGAACGCCAACGACGTCGAGATGGCGATGCTCATGATCGAGGGCTCCGCGCGCTCGATGGGCATCGAGGTGAAGGGATAA
- the tuf gene encoding elongation factor Tu — MAKAKFERNKPHCNIGTIGHVDHGKTSLTAAITKVLAETGGATFTAYDQIDKAPEEKARGITISTAHVEYETANRHYAHVDCPGHADYVKNMITGAAQMDGGILVVSAADGPMPQTREHILLARQVGVPALVVFLNKCDMVDDPELLELVEMEVRELLSSYSFPGDDIPIIRGSALMALEDKNKELGHDAILKLMAEVDRYIPQPERPIDQPFLMPIEDVFSISGRGTVVTGRVERGIVKVGETVEIIGIRPTSSTTVTGVEMFRKLLDQGQAGDNIGALLRGVEREGVERGQVLAKPGSVTPHTNFTAEIYVLTKDEGGRHTPFFANYRPQFYFRTTDVTGIVKLPEGTEMVMPGDNVSIEVELIVPIAMEEKLRFAIREGGRTVGSGVVAKIIK; from the coding sequence ATGGCGAAGGCCAAATTCGAGCGTAACAAGCCGCATTGCAACATCGGGACGATCGGCCATGTCGACCATGGCAAGACGTCGCTGACGGCCGCCATCACCAAGGTCCTGGCCGAGACGGGCGGGGCGACGTTCACCGCCTATGACCAGATCGACAAGGCGCCGGAAGAGAAGGCGCGCGGCATCACGATCTCGACGGCGCATGTCGAGTACGAGACCGCGAACCGCCACTACGCCCATGTCGACTGCCCGGGCCATGCGGACTATGTGAAGAACATGATCACCGGCGCCGCCCAGATGGACGGCGGCATCCTGGTGGTGTCGGCGGCGGACGGCCCGATGCCCCAGACCCGCGAGCACATCCTCTTGGCCCGCCAGGTCGGCGTGCCGGCGCTGGTGGTGTTCCTGAACAAGTGCGACATGGTCGACGATCCGGAGCTCCTGGAGCTGGTGGAGATGGAAGTGCGCGAGCTTCTCTCCTCGTACTCGTTCCCGGGCGACGACATCCCGATCATCCGCGGTTCGGCCCTGATGGCCTTGGAAGACAAGAACAAGGAACTCGGCCATGACGCGATCCTGAAGCTGATGGCGGAGGTTGATCGCTACATCCCGCAGCCGGAGCGTCCGATCGACCAGCCCTTCCTGATGCCGATCGAGGACGTGTTCTCGATCTCGGGCCGCGGAACCGTGGTCACCGGAAGAGTCGAGCGCGGCATCGTGAAGGTGGGCGAGACGGTGGAGATCATCGGCATCCGTCCGACCTCCTCGACCACGGTGACGGGCGTGGAGATGTTCCGGAAGTTGCTGGACCAGGGCCAGGCGGGCGACAACATCGGCGCCTTGCTGCGCGGCGTGGAGCGCGAGGGCGTGGAGCGCGGCCAGGTCCTGGCCAAGCCGGGCAGTGTCACCCCGCACACGAATTTCACGGCGGAGATCTACGTGCTGACGAAGGACGAGGGCGGCCGTCACACGCCGTTCTTCGCGAACTACCGTCCGCAGTTCTATTTCCGCACCACGGACGTGACCGGCATCGTGAAGCTTCCGGAAGGCACCGAGATGGTGATGCCGGGGGACAATGTGTCGATCGAGGTCGAGCTGATCGTTCCGATCGCGATGGAAGAGAAGCTGCGCTTCGCCATCCGCGAGGGCGGCCGCACCGTCGGCTCGGGAGTTGTGGCGAAGATCATCAAATAA
- the rplA gene encoding 50S ribosomal protein L1, protein MALSKRFKKAIEGVDAAKAYPVEEAVKLIKSRATAKFDETIELSINLGVDPRHADQMVRGVSSLPNGTGRKLRVAVFAKGAKADEARKAGADIVGAEDLAAEVTAGKIDFDRCIATPDMMGIVGRLGKVLGPRNLMPNPRVGTVTMDVTQAIKDAKGGAVEFRVEKAGIVQAGVGKASFTEDAIVQNVKSFVDSVMKAKPTGAKGVYMKKVSLSSTMGPGVKIALSSVGAGSEA, encoded by the coding sequence ATGGCACTCTCCAAGCGATTCAAGAAAGCGATCGAAGGCGTCGACGCCGCCAAGGCCTATCCAGTCGAGGAAGCCGTCAAGCTGATCAAGTCGCGCGCCACCGCCAAGTTCGACGAGACGATCGAGCTGTCGATCAATCTCGGCGTCGATCCGCGCCATGCCGACCAGATGGTGCGCGGCGTGTCCTCGCTCCCCAACGGCACGGGGCGCAAGCTGCGCGTCGCGGTGTTCGCCAAGGGCGCCAAGGCCGACGAGGCCAGGAAGGCCGGGGCCGACATCGTCGGCGCCGAAGACCTCGCCGCCGAGGTCACGGCCGGCAAGATCGACTTCGACCGCTGCATCGCGACGCCCGACATGATGGGCATCGTCGGCCGCCTCGGCAAGGTGCTGGGTCCGCGCAACCTGATGCCGAACCCGCGCGTCGGCACGGTGACGATGGACGTGACCCAGGCGATCAAGGACGCCAAGGGCGGCGCGGTCGAGTTCCGCGTCGAGAAGGCGGGCATCGTTCAGGCCGGCGTCGGCAAGGCGAGTTTCACCGAGGACGCCATCGTCCAGAACGTGAAGTCCTTCGTTGACAGCGTGATGAAGGCCAAGCCGACCGGCGCCAAGGGCGTCTATATGAAGAAGGTTTCGCTGTCCTCGACGATGGGCCCGGGCGTGAAGATCGCGCTCTCCTCCGTCGGCGCGGGGTCGGAGGCCTAG
- a CDS encoding thioredoxin family protein — protein MPVPPPPILEVYYSPTCIPCRMELPVLAALDKDGRRLRIVILDQESRARATIGAVSPALERLAIRAATQPPRKALLAAGDTDAILPYARALAGGTCAAWRGGLTMARARALLAACRVSGSRSPRS, from the coding sequence ATGCCCGTTCCGCCGCCGCCGATTCTCGAAGTCTATTATTCGCCGACCTGCATCCCATGCCGGATGGAACTTCCCGTGCTGGCGGCGCTCGACAAGGACGGCCGGCGGCTGCGGATCGTCATCCTGGATCAGGAGAGCCGGGCACGCGCGACCATCGGCGCCGTGTCGCCGGCCCTGGAACGGCTCGCCATCCGGGCCGCTACGCAGCCGCCGCGCAAGGCGCTGCTGGCCGCCGGCGACACGGACGCCATCCTGCCCTATGCACGGGCGCTGGCGGGCGGGACCTGCGCCGCCTGGCGCGGCGGGCTGACGATGGCGCGGGCCAGGGCGCTGCTCGCCGCCTGCCGGGTCAGCGGATCGCGTTCGCCGCGATCCTGA
- the rplJ gene encoding 50S ribosomal protein L10, protein MDKAEKAEVVEELKGVFANAGSLVVAHYTGMTVAQMNDLRGRMRAAGASFRVSKNRLAVRALQGTPVEGISHLFKGPTGIAYSNDPVAASKVAVAYAKDNEKLVILGGSVGTTALDAEGVKALATLPSLDELRGKLVGLILAPATKIAGVVQAPAASLARVIAAYSKKEAA, encoded by the coding sequence GTGGACAAAGCAGAGAAAGCGGAAGTCGTCGAGGAGCTGAAAGGCGTCTTCGCGAATGCCGGCTCCCTGGTTGTCGCCCACTATACCGGCATGACGGTGGCCCAGATGAACGATCTTCGGGGGCGCATGCGCGCCGCCGGAGCGTCCTTCCGGGTCTCGAAGAACCGTCTGGCGGTGCGCGCGCTCCAGGGTACGCCCGTGGAAGGCATCTCCCACCTCTTCAAGGGTCCGACCGGCATTGCGTACAGCAACGACCCGGTCGCGGCTTCGAAGGTGGCGGTCGCCTACGCCAAGGACAACGAGAAACTCGTGATCCTGGGCGGTTCGGTCGGAACGACGGCGCTGGATGCCGAGGGCGTGAAAGCCCTTGCCACCCTGCCGTCGCTCGACGAACTGCGGGGCAAGCTCGTGGGCCTCATTCTGGCGCCCGCGACCAAGATCGCCGGGGTGGTTCAAGCCCCCGCCGCATCGCTGGCCCGCGTCATCGCGGCGTATTCCAAGAAGGAAGCCGCTTAG
- a CDS encoding ABC transporter permease, whose product MMPLTLAFAYLRRRWGQALLSILVGALGVAAVAIAYVGLDAFPAAAERAWGGVDLVIGPKGSALDLVLCCALHVSDPRGLVSEKAAMAAASHPLIRVAAPIALGDNVDGWRIVGTTPRLLWVYRTDVAQGRVWNKPLEAVLGADAADALHLAIGQTFIGAHGLSAGGEMHSQFPYRIVGILPRTGSALDRLVLCDIATVRYIHKMHQEDEAAETGVAETYVNLPDAATAVIASYKSPVAALLVPRLIDASPDLTAASPSFEIARLMSYLRPLTLAATALGILLVAIAAAAAAAGLMATMNARTRDLALLRALGAGPATIAAVAIAEAAMIALAALLLGAGLAALLFQAGAGLLEARTGLVIAPQIDPDAVLYLVLGALGTALVAALFPAIRAARTPIEELLQS is encoded by the coding sequence ATGATGCCGCTCACGCTGGCCTTCGCCTATCTGCGGCGGCGCTGGGGACAGGCGCTGCTGTCGATCCTGGTCGGCGCGCTCGGCGTCGCCGCGGTGGCCATCGCCTATGTCGGACTCGATGCTTTTCCGGCCGCGGCGGAGCGCGCCTGGGGCGGCGTCGACCTCGTGATCGGGCCGAAAGGCTCGGCGCTGGATCTGGTGCTCTGCTGCGCGCTGCACGTCTCCGATCCGCGCGGGCTGGTGTCGGAAAAGGCGGCGATGGCGGCCGCGTCGCATCCCCTGATCCGCGTCGCCGCGCCCATCGCGCTGGGCGACAATGTGGATGGCTGGCGCATCGTCGGCACCACGCCGCGGCTTCTCTGGGTCTATCGCACCGACGTGGCGCAGGGCCGCGTCTGGAACAAGCCGCTCGAAGCGGTGCTCGGCGCGGACGCGGCGGATGCGCTGCATCTCGCGATCGGCCAGACCTTCATCGGCGCGCACGGCCTCAGCGCCGGCGGCGAGATGCATTCCCAGTTTCCCTACCGGATCGTCGGCATCCTGCCGCGCACCGGCTCGGCGCTCGACCGGCTGGTGCTCTGCGACATCGCAACCGTCCGCTACATCCACAAGATGCACCAGGAGGACGAAGCCGCCGAGACCGGCGTGGCCGAGACCTATGTCAACCTCCCCGACGCCGCGACGGCCGTCATCGCGTCCTACAAGAGCCCTGTGGCGGCGCTTCTGGTGCCGCGCCTGATCGATGCCAGCCCGGATCTCACCGCGGCGAGCCCGAGCTTCGAGATCGCCCGGCTGATGAGCTATCTGCGGCCGCTGACCCTGGCGGCGACGGCGCTCGGCATCCTGCTCGTCGCCATCGCGGCGGCGGCGGCCGCCGCCGGCCTGATGGCGACGATGAACGCGCGGACCCGCGACCTCGCCCTGCTGCGCGCGCTCGGCGCCGGGCCCGCGACCATCGCGGCGGTCGCGATCGCGGAGGCGGCGATGATCGCGCTCGCCGCGCTGCTGCTGGGCGCCGGCCTCGCCGCGCTCCTGTTCCAGGCGGGCGCCGGCCTCCTGGAGGCGCGCACGGGCCTTGTGATCGCGCCGCAGATCGATCCCGACGCGGTTCTCTATCTCGTTCTCGGCGCCCTCGGCACGGCCCTGGTCGCCGCGCTTTTCCCCGCCATCCGTGCCGCGCGCACACCCATAGAGGAGCTGCTCCAGTCATGA